In the genome of Phocoena sinus isolate mPhoSin1 chromosome 15, mPhoSin1.pri, whole genome shotgun sequence, the window GCTTCTAGACCTTTCCCTCCACAAGATATCTGGTGGGTGAAGAATTCCTATGATGTCATATAGGACTGTTAAGAGATTCTTCTGCTTCCTTAGTCTTGGAGACGTTGCGGATGGCTGTGGAATGAAGTCCAAGGAGATGGAGGGGTGGCTGGTGGAAGGAGACGGCTGCCCCAGGGAGCCTCCTGCAGAACAATGGTGGCACGTGAGGACTGGGCCCCTCACCGGTGGCCTCTGGGTGCAGACACGCTGGGCAAGAGGAGCCCGGTGACTGGCATTGCCCGGCCCAACCTTGTGCACCCAGATCTCTGCAGGGCACCCCAGTATACCTACACGTGCCACCGAGGGGCCAGAGTGCAGCCAGCCTCCAGCCTTCTTCTGCTCTGCACCACGACGCTGTCATCATGCACAGCTGTTCAGGTTGGGCCTCGCTCCATGTGGTCACGAGTCACCCTGGCGCAGCTGCCTCCACCGTGTGACCTGGGCTCCCAGAATGAAGCCAAAGGGCCCAGGGATCACCTGTAGTGATGGTGCTACACGGAAGGAACAGCGCCCCCCAGGGTAGGCCTCGGACCCCGCCCCCCTCACCCAGGCTGAACTCTGTGCAAAACGTCCCCGCGTGGCCGGTTTCCACCCGTGGGCATCCAAGTTTGGAGCAGCCTCAGACGCAGGGGAATGTCCTCCGCATCCTTTGCACACTTGTGAAGAAGGTGGGTGCATTTCCACTTGATATTTTATAATAGGAGCTCGTGGGAACTTATTAtccagggagggagaaaaaaagagagagagaatctgattTCTTTCCTGTGGAATGTTCTGCTGACTCACATTGCATTGCTTTGAAACAAACTGACcaaggttttctatttcttctatacTTTTCAGTCACCTTCAATGTGCTCCCTTCACTATATGTTTCACTTAGTATCTCACATAAATgaaattttggtttctttttgagAAAAGGTATATTTGGTCAATCGAAATAAATTTCCGCAGGGGATGAAAGAGCACATTtgcaaacaaacaaccaaatcttATTGACCATGATGAAGATGGACATTAGGGTTTATGATTTATGATTCTGGACAAGAAAAAGTAAGCCAACCACAGATGCCAAGACGACATCCCTGCAGGCCAACCACCAGGTTTTTAAGGATACTTTTCATTGGCATAGAGCACACGCTGACCCTCAGGACGCAGGATCTTTTATTGTGAGGTGTAATTCAGAGAGAACCTTTGAAAAGTCTCACATTATTGCTTAGAGGGAGCAATCATCAGGCCACAAAtctgaatttttctttgtttcattccaGCTTTTCAGGACGTTACAAACACAGCTTTGTCCCTATGCTTTCGTGTTGTGCTGCACCAAGCTTCTGTCTTCTTGTATTTTCCAAGctggtaaataataaaaataataagaggagGGGCGGTTTGTCCTGGAGGCAACTTACCTGTGCTGGCTGCTCCTTCATTGTTACTGAGTCTATTTCAAGACCCTCACAAAGGGAGGAATACTCCACCGTCCTGACAGCTGAGCCTTTTAGTAAACCCTTTCCCACATAAAACTTTAGGTTCAAAATCTGGAAACGATCGCTTTCGTCACATTTTCCTTCCCAGTTTCTCACGTACTGCCCTTGCCACCATCACGCCAGCTACACGTTCTGGAAACGCAGCTCGTACTGTACAGATTTCTAAAATCCCTTTGCTGAGCAAATCTTAGATTTAGCGTGCCACAGGAGAAAAGCAGCAAACGCACATCAGGAAGGGAAGGGCGTGCACAATTGTGATGTTTAGCTCGGCTCCGTGATCAAGTGTTCCAAAGGCAGaggaaaacaactcaaaataTTAACTGGTGAGTGTCAGGATTGTTCTTCAAAGAGCTTTGTGACACAAAACGGAAAACAGTGTAATTACCGTTATTAAATTTAATACCCCAAACAGATGGTGTTccagttttttcccccaaaatggaCTGCTACCTGATTGGAAAATTATTTCTGAGCCCTTACCCCAAACCCTGTTGCTTAACTTCTTTTGCATCCAAATGAGAATTGGTCTGCTTCCCTTATTTTGAAAATCTGACCATAAAATCGTTTCTACTTTCTCCTAGTTGTTACTTAAGGATCAGAAATTACCCATTTAACTTGAGGAATTACCATTACACTGAGCCCCAAACTGTCAGGAAATGAAGGATCTGCTAAATTAAAGCGGTGTTCTTCTATCCCCTTGGTTAAAAGGATAGGTTTGTGTGGACATTTATCTAGATTTCTCTGGAAAAGATTTGCACAGCTTCCCTTCTAACCCCCACCTTCCAGTACATTCCTAAGGACCCCTAACAAGCCTTTGGCTCCAGCTTAGCTGTTTTGAGCCTATACCCTTGAAGTGCCAGAAGGGTAGAATCTGGCAGCTCAGGCCCAGCTCTAAAAATCCACGATCCTAGTGACGGTGGTGGGTTTTCTTAATAAACAATAGACACACATTTAAGAAATCATTGGAAGCTCTATTTTAAATCCTTGTGGAAACCACGTGATGCAGAAATAAGTCCACCTTACTttgactttgaaaatattttatttgaatagtaAATAGTTATACAGTTGAAACAGTTCTATTGAAGCTTTCTATAAATAgctaacaattaagaaaataatgtatgtagAAAAGAGATTGCATTTAAAAGTAAGAGCTGTCGTTTGTACGAGGGCCCTGGGGGCGCTCCAAGCAGAATAAAATGGTAGGTTGTCTGTAATTCGCTCAGATAGgtataaaagttaaaacttttaaCAGATCCCTTTAGAAAAAGGCTCTCTTCTAAAACGCACAGTGAAATGTCaagagtggtggtggggggaagcgcacccaaaaaaaaaatctgcaatcaAATAATATCATAATCttcataattaatataaataaataaagaataaataacaattaCTCATAAATCAACATATACATTTAGAGGGAACTCATTATAGTCCTACCTCAACAAAGATGATCAAACCGAAAAGTCTTACGTGAAATACTGAGGCAGTTTCTACAGCATCTTCTGAaaactcccttccctccccccgaAAAACAATCCCAAACAGACAACAGTTCAAGGCATTTGTGGCTAGACTaaagaaaactcttttttaagcaatttgattTGTTCACATACAAAAAGGTAAAGCCAGACTCCAGCAGTTCACAAGCCATAATAAAGCTAATCGTGTGGGAAGTTCAATTTACAGCCTGTGAAATATAAAGGCATTTATTCCTCAAGATTCACCCAAAACAACCCGTACGCTACATACATAGAGAGCAGAGATTGGTAGGCGAGAGCAAACCGCGTTTCTAGACCATGAACACAGAGAATACTAGCAAGAAAAACATCTCCCCTCCAAGGGGAGGCTTCCAACCACGAGACAAACGCGTACAGCTTTTCTCCCTTGTACAGAAAGAGATTGGCTCCTGTTGCGCCATGGGGGGGAAGGGGACACAACGCAAAGGGGGCGAGGGGTCCAAAAGGAGTCACAACGAGAGGATCGGGGTTACCGTCACGCTACACCGAGAGAAGCGGAGACGACACTTTCACCGGGGGTGGGTGCCCCCGGCGCGGACGCAGGGTCGGGGCGCGCTCTCTTCGTGGGTCTCCAAGCGAAGGCACGGTTCGGGGGGCCGGGGTGGAGGGCGCGCTCTAGCAGGCCGGACGCACGGGCACCTGCAGGAGGATCACTTGTCTGTTCTCGGATGGGTGGCACTTGTTGATGTGCCGCGTGAGGCCGGGCGAGCTGTAGAAGGTGGCCGGGCAGTACTTGCAGGGGAACACCTGGGCGGCGTGCAGCAGGCGCAGGTGGCGCTCCTGGGCGCCCTTGCTGGGGAACGTCTCCCCGCACACTGGGCACAGGTGGCACTCGGCGGACGCACTCAGGCCCAGCACGCCGGCCGCCTCGCCGTCGCCGGCCGCCTCCTGGGGCGCCTTCTCGTCGGGCCCGGGGTACAAGGCCAGTAGGTCCTCGGCGGGGGGCGCCGGCGGCGCGCCCTTGGCCTGCAGCGCCTGGTGGTGCGCCAGCAGGTGCTTGCGCAGATAGGCCTGGCGGCGGAACTTCTTGGCGCAGTGGTGGCACTCGTAGAGCCCGTCCTCCGAGCCCGACTCGGACACGCCGCCGGGGCTCGGCGTGTCGCGGTCGCTGCCGCCGCCCGTCGCCTCCCGCACCTCAGCCCTGGCAGCGGTTTCGGGCTCGGacgcgcgggcggcggcgggcgcAGGCCGCGGTTTGTGCCAGCGGCGGTGCGAGGCCAGGTTGGCCGGGCAGCTGAAGACCTTGGCGCACTCGGGGCAGCGGTACTCCACGCGCACGATGCGCGAGCACTTGTGCTGCGCCAGCGCAAACGGGTCGGCGTACTCCTCCTTGCAGAGCTGGCAGATGAACTCGCCCAGCGGCCGCGCCGCGCTCCCCGCGCGGCCCCGCGGCGCCTCCACCGGGCCTTCCTTGATCTTGAGCCCCAGCACGGGCGACGTGGTCACCTCGTCCTCGAAGTGCAGCTTGCGGATGGCTTTGGGCTTCTTGGCGCCTGGGGCTTTGGCTACCTTGGCGGGAGGCTCGGCGGCGGAGGGCGCGGGTCGCTTGCCTGGGGGCCGCAGGGAGGCGGCTGGGGGTAGCGGGGGGCCGGGCCCCGGGCCGCGGGCCGCCTCGGCGCCTGCCGAGAACGCCGTGCCCATCTTGAGCTCGGCGGGCGCGAAGAGCAACGGGTCGCCGCCGCAGgtgccgccgccgcccgcgccattggccccgccgccgccgccgccgccgcctccaaCGAGCAGCGCGGCGGGCGTGGGGAAGGACTCGGCCGAGACGGGCGAGCCGAGGTTGAAGCTGCGCTCGAAGTACTTGTGCTTCTCGTGCTCGCGGCTCACGGGCCGCGTGGGGCTGTAGAGCGGCGCGGGGTGCGCGGCCTCAGGGTTGCCGAAGTGCGCGGCCCGCGGCCCCGGCGGGGGTGGCGGCGGGCCCGGCGCGCAGGCGAGCGCGGCGGCGAGCGTCGCATGGGCGCGctcggcgggcggcggcggcagaGGGCCCGGCCCGGGGCTCGGCGCCGGGGGCTCGGCGCGGGCGCCCCCGCAGCCCGGCGAGAGCAGCAGCGCGCGGTCGCCGTCCTCGCCGCCGCGGACCCGGTAGGACACGGGCGTGGACTTCTTGCTGCGCTTCACCAGAAAGCCGCGGGGCATGTTGGCGCGGCGCGAGGGCGAGGGCGAGGCGCTGGCTCGGTCCCACCTTCGCGCTCGGCCCCGGCGGCCCTCAGTGCCCCCGGCCCATGGCCCGGGcgcggcggcgacggcggcgggACTCGCGTGGCGCCGGCGGCGGCTCGGCCCGGCTCTGCGCCCTGCACGCGCGTCCCTGTCCCCGGGCCCGGGAGCCGCTCCCTTTtaactgggggagggggccatTGTTCTCGCCTCCCGCTTCCCCCGGAGCCAATCAGCGCGTCCGCAGCTCCTCCGCCCGGTCGGGTTGGGAGGGCGACGCGGCGGCCAAGAGGGGGCCGGGACTCGGGGGTCGCCCGGTAGGTGCGGCAGATGTACCTGAGGGCGCGGGGCCCCCGCGCGCGCCTCGCCGCCGCCCCGCCCGGCGCCACCACCCCGCCCGGCCCAGGCACACGCCCGGCCCCGCCTCCCTTCACGGTCGGCTGCTCCTCTATGGGGAGGCGCACGTGCCTGGGCTTTGTGTCTCTCCTCCCGGGGGCGCGGAGCAGCCAAATGGGCCCGTCCATCAGCACGACAATGCTCGCCCCCCTCCCGCGCTGGGATTACCCGCGGGTCGCGAGCAAAATAGCAACAAAGGAGAAGAATGGCCCCAAATATGTCAGGAGGGTTCAATCCGCGAGCCGAAGCGGAGGGGGAAGTTGTGCTCGCTGATTGGGTAGGGGCGGCGGTGGGCAGCAGCAGGCGCGGGGGAGATCTGAGTTAGGCGGCCGGGGCGGGAGCGGGGTTGGGGGAGGCGCAGGAACTCCTCCTGGTGTTTGGGAAATAATCCGGAATCGAAAATAGCTGCAAAGCCCGGGCCGCCCAGAGCCCCGCCCGGGCCTCGGACTGATGGGCCGGGGGACCCAGGGTCTAAACGAAAATGGGACCCTGGAGTTCCAAGTTTGGGTGGAGGGTCTGGCCTTCTGGCAGCAGCTGAGGGCGATGTTTCTGTCCGCAGCCGCTGCGCACTCTCGGGCCTCGGGAAGGTTCCTCTCGAGTTTGAGAAACAGTTGGCACCTCACTTCTTCAATCGCCAGCAGACGCGGcgctggatgggggagggggcaggctggGCTGTGTTCCAAAAACCTTGaatttctgaacttttttttttttttttaagttcccgGAGGCTCCGGGATTGGCATCGTTGGAGGGGCCCGGTCCAGGCTGCTCGGAGCCTCCGCGCCGCCCGGGGCCGTGTTGATTCGGGTGGACTTGGCCAAAGCCCGAAACGCGCGGCCAGCCGCGTGCGCCCCAGTGAAGTTGGTTTCCGCTCTCCTTGCACGGCCTCATGCATTTTCATTCCGAGCGGGCATTTTGTCTGTCGGTTGACATCAGATGCTAAATCAAGGGCTCCAATCAAGGCGCCTCGGAATAAAGGGGCCGCCTGTCTGGGCGCGGGGCCCCCCGGAGCCGTGCCCCCTTCACCTTTGTGAAGGAAATTAACCTCCCGCTATTGAGCGCCGGTCGCGGCCAATCTGGACTCAAAAGAGGCGCGTGCTGCCGGccggggggagagaggggcaaTCTGTCCTCTGAGGCAGGCTGCGGCCTCGGAGAGGACAGgccgcctccccccgcccccccccccccggtgcCACCAGGAAAAGACAACAGTGAAAAtccaccccccagccccgccaCCCCGATTGGACCCCAGACCGGGCCCTGTGCCTCCAACctcttcccagccctgccccaaggaaacaaaaaaggCAGAATCTCCGGGGGATGGGGACAGAACCCCAAGAGTGCGTAGTGGCCCTGATCGCCCATCACTAGGGAACAAATTGCAAAACCACAGAAAATGTCATATGTTTTGAAGAAGATGTCACTTTAttgaaagagaaggaaacgaaCACTTTTCTGAAAAGCTCTGTGCACTCAGATAGACTTTGCTGAGTTTTGCTTACGTCTGATTTCCACTGAaggtatttcattgttttggaCTTTCCCTGTGAAAATACCCTGGCGTggaaatgaaagattaaaaaataaaaaatccacatGAGTAATAAGTTGTAATGGGGACAGTTGTTAGAATTAGTTAATCAAGGGGTTAATCAAGTTGACTAATCAAGGGGAAAACATTTGGTGATTTTatgtttgtaatttcttttttaactcacAGGCTGAAACGAGAAGaatacacataatggaatatattttgaaaactctCATCGTTTTAAAAATGCTAACTACGATGAATGCTAGTCCTGAAAAAAGTTAGAAATTCTAAAACGAGtttatctaaaatttatatatatctttCAGTCTAAAAGTAACCGACGTTATTTCCTTGCTCTTTGGAGCGCTGATTAATACTGCTGATGAAATTAGAAGTGGGAAGGGGATTCCGGGACAGCTTTggccaattttattttctaatcacGAATCCCATCTGGATTGTGGAATAATAGGGCGGGGGCTCAGCCCGCCATCCCCAACTGACGGCGGGGTATTTGGTCTTACATGTGTAACACTCCTTTCATTCAACAGATAACAGGGAGAGTTAGTCACCTTGCgaatcctttaaaaataacaacaccCATAATTGTAAagagggcgggggtgggaggcaaaaaacaaaacaaaacaaaacccctgcCTGAATGCAGCAAATTCAAATAGGGCTCTGAATTAAGCCAAGAGAATCTACTGAACACTATTGAAATACTGAGATTCAATggatccatttctttttctttgtggtttctaGTCTGGCCAGCGAAAATGAAATCTGCTTTCAGACAGGTACCgtcaaaaacaaatggaaacttGAAAGGTCCGAGTATTAGAAACTAATTTCATAACCCAGGGCTGAGGAAGAATTAGGCTGCGCTCACGCACACACCGGCAACCTCCAAGGACGTGCACCCTTGCACCCGGCCGTGGGTTTGCGTCTTCTGCGTGATTTTATTTCTCAGAACCTGCCCGCCCGCGGGCATTTGGACAGTGAGTCGAgatattttccttcctcttggaAGAGAGCGAAGCGCTACCACGCTGCGCCGCGGCGGCGGGCCTTTGCGCATTGCGATTCCGGATAGGGGCCGCGTGGAGTTGGCCTGGGGAAACACTGAGCGCTGACTTGCCCCCTCCTGGGGAGTTTCACGGGAGGAGGCGAGCAGAGGGATCCCAGGCAGGGTCCCGAAGTGTCCTTCCCAGGCCCCAAGCGACTCCTCCCCTTCCTGTGGGGTCCTGGCCGGCGCTTGGGAAAAATCCAGAGGCCTCTTCGGCCCTCGTCCTTGCGGACCCCGCGGTGGATTCTTCCTCTGACCGCTGCAGAGCTGGAGGCCGCGGCCGCTCTAAGCTCTCCTGTCCTGGAGTCCTAGGTTGCCGTCGGGGAACGCAGTGGGGTTCACTGTGACCCCCGGCTCCCGAGTTTAGCGCCAGGGAGTTGCTGGAAGCGCAAAGCTTGGAGATAAGCGCTAGAGCGAGGAATTTCGGCTCAGGAATTGCCCTGTGGGATGTCGCCGGGACTAGGCAGCCCCTAAGCTCCTAAGAGGAGAGGACAGGAGGGTCCGCAGTCTCACCCCGCGGCGCGCGGCGCGTTTGGAGACGCTCGGGAGGCGCGAGAGGGAGTGGTCAGCGCCCCCAGCGCCGTCCCGGGCCGGCTGCGGACGCCTCTGCCGAATTCGCAGAGGCCCTCCCGCCCCGCGAGCCACGGCCAGGCCTGGACCAAGCGTTCCAGGCGCAGAGCCCGCCGTCAGGTCCCGGAGGGGCCCAGCTCCCCGTGCGCCGCGCGCGCCGGCCCGAGCCGGAGAGGCTTTGTGTTTGCAGGAATGAGGGGCGGCCGTGTCTGGCCCCAGGGCACGCGAGAGCCACGCGCAGCCCGCTGCCTCCCCGCCCGTCCCGCTCCGGCCTCCAGGCACCTTCCGGGCCCCCGCCGGCGGGCCGTCGCCTTTGTTCGGCACATTAGCATAAAGCTGCCATGGATCTCCCGTTTAAATAATTCCACACAAAAGGAGAGCGCATGAAAGAGGGCAGACGACGGCGAATCCGCGAGGCTGCGCCGTCCGCCGGGCGCGGGGAGGGACCGCGCTCCAGCAGTTCCCTCCCCTCGAGTTTCAAGTGCCCCCGGCAATCTGCCGCGCGCCCATTATTCGCCGGGGCCCACGGGGTGGCCGGCCGCCCCCTTTCATCCTCCTGAGTGTGCCGTCGGGCCTCCGCACGCTCCTTGAAGTGCCCTCGgggctgtttgttttctcctCGGGTGGGAGTGTCGCGGgccgggcaggggaggggaggcgggcCGGACAGTCCCCGGGCCGGGCGACGGGAAGGGCGATGTTGGCCAAAGCGGGCGGAGGAGAAGCCAGGAAGTGTGGGAAAGTCCTAAGGAGAAGATGAGGCCAGGAAGAGCTGGGAGGGCACCGAGCGGAGCGGGAGGGCCCCGAGCGTGGGGCGCGCAGGGGGCGGCTCCCACCTGTGAGGGGCGGCCCGGCTCCCCGCGCGCCCCAGTCTCAGGAAAGGCAGCGACGAAGCCCCAGCAAAACTGACCAGAAAGGCCACGGCGACTCGGAACGTCCCCCGTCCTCGCCAGCCCCGGGGGGTGGACAGAGAGGCAGCCAGGCGCCCGGGGGCTGGGGAGTCGCGCTGTCCGCCTGGGCCTctgttcccaccccaccccccccaactcCGTCCgtcctgctgctgctgttgggtTTAGGTGTCCGTGTTCCTCCTCTCGCCCTCCTTCTctacccgccccccccaccccgcctccttctctctcccaccttccctcccccaccctcctctcctccttcccgggcgctcccttctttctcccctgcccctctctgcccaccccgtcccacctctccctctctcttcgcATGTTTcactcccccatctctctcctcctcacGGTCTCGCCCACCCCCGACCCTCTCCCCCTCGGACTGTCCCTCTCATTCTTTTCCCtggtctccctccctgccccccatcacctcgtctcccctcccctctctccccgtccatcctctctccttcaggggctccctctctcccctcccctccctccccctcccaccctctcctcccgCTCCTCTCCCCCTCTGGCTCTCCCCACTCCCCGCAGGCCAACGtgtgttattttatttgtctAGAGAGAGCCTATTTGTTCAGTGATGTGTGGCCTCCTGGCCGCCTGCTTTAATGGGGGACGCGGAGGCTGGTTTCTGCGAGTATTAGCATACAGCTGTCGCTCCGCCCGGCCCGGCGCGCACTGTATCCCAGCCTTATCATCACCTCTTCTCTCAACCAGAAAACAATCAACAGCTCCTTGCTCACGACGACTTTCGAGCCCCTCTCCCTGCGCCTTGGCTAACACTCAGCCGTGCACCCGTGTGCGCGCGCTCTCTCTCAcgcgcagacacacacacacacacacacacacacacacacaccctcttctGAGGGTAAATATTGATTGGCTGGCTTCACATTTTCTCCTTACAgtgttctctttcctctcccacatcatcttctctttttctctcgcCTTCCTGGGATATTTCGGTGGCATCTCAGGAGCCATTTTGGGGAAGGAGGTGGCCACGTGCTAGTAAAAACCGACTTATGTCAGAAGATCATTAGAGGCAACTGTGAGGCATGGTTGTTACATGTGATTTGGGGGGAATACAACGAGGGAAATTTAACTTTGGTGTTTTCCTGTCAGTAAGATTGGGCTTAGAGTTCAAGACTCCCTGCTGAGCAGCACACGCTGAAATGCCTGGGGACTTCCTGGCACTCATGTCTCTTACAGAAGCCATGCCAGGGCTCCCCAAGAGAAGTCCAAATCTTGGTCTTTCTGAAGCCCTTTCTTCTGCCAGGATTCATCATCATCGAggaataaatatctttattttcctaaAGCCCTTAAAACAGCCAGTTTCAAGCTATGATCAACAACCCTTGGGTTCGTCTCTTATTAGAAAAGTGGTTCCTTAGTGACAAAATGCTTGTCTGCACATATATGCTAAAATTCCTGCCTAGATTCAGGAAACGACTCACTTTCTGAATATAGGACAATGGTCAGAAACTTCCTCCAAGGCACCATGTAGACTAAATTATATTCTAGACATTTTCAAATCTGCCATGATACCTATGGGGGCCCAAGACTACTTTTTaaaaggcagcaaaagaaaacttACTATAAAGTGTATGCATGGTTTGACATTAAGGTTGGCACTATCATCTGGGACCAGAAGCTTTTATGTGACCAGAAGCTTTTTAATGGTAGTACTTGTCACAGAAATCATAACTGTTGATCCTCTAACTGGTTGTACTGTTAATCTCCACCCGAGGTCCCAGGGCCTGTCAAAGAAACTCACTCCATTTGCTGATGAATTTAATCCAGGGCCTCTCAGaggaagggggtgagggaaggagagttTCTTGAGCTGACTCATTTGCAGGCCCTGAAATATGGTTCCATATGTGTTGGGCTTGCAGTTTGAAGAGGGGACCAGTAGCAACTGTTCTCCATAAGAGTTACACGGTTTGTACCATATGGTGGGAGCTGGGCCCTCCCTCTGAATGACCCATGTGCTTGTGTAAAACATACGTGTGCAGGGATTAATGGAGTTTATTGCTTGCTTTTGCCTGCCTTAGAAAAATCAGAGTCTAGGGTTccaaaaccattttatttttgagagGTATCAGTTTGTTAATGGGTGGATAATTCTGTAATGCCAGCTATGACATCCTCCAAATTACTGTGTAGTCATTGTAATTGAGCCAACTTTTGCTAAATATTAacataaatgccaaaaaaaaaaaccaaacacgaAAACTGTAATGCTGTCCATGAAAGCCACTTTTAAGCTCTACTGGTCAAAAATTCAGACACAAATTGTGTCACACTATCTGCTTAAAAGagattcaaataaatgaaaacagtctTATGTGTTGTTCCTGAATCCATATTTTGTGCTAGGTACTT includes:
- the INSM1 gene encoding insulinoma-associated protein 1, producing MPRGFLVKRSKKSTPVSYRVRGGEDGDRALLLSPGCGGARAEPPAPSPGPGPLPPPPAERAHATLAAALACAPGPPPPPPGPRAAHFGNPEAAHPAPLYSPTRPVSREHEKHKYFERSFNLGSPVSAESFPTPAALLVGGGGGGGGGANGAGGGGTCGGDPLLFAPAELKMGTAFSAGAEAARGPGPGPPLPPAASLRPPGKRPAPSAAEPPAKVAKAPGAKKPKAIRKLHFEDEVTTSPVLGLKIKEGPVEAPRGRAGSAARPLGEFICQLCKEEYADPFALAQHKCSRIVRVEYRCPECAKVFSCPANLASHRRWHKPRPAPAAARASEPETAARAEVREATGGGSDRDTPSPGGVSESGSEDGLYECHHCAKKFRRQAYLRKHLLAHHQALQAKGAPPAPPAEDLLALYPGPDEKAPQEAAGDGEAAGVLGLSASAECHLCPVCGETFPSKGAQERHLRLLHAAQVFPCKYCPATFYSSPGLTRHINKCHPSENRQVILLQVPVRPAC